The following coding sequences are from one Ancylobacter sp. TS-1 window:
- the gor gene encoding glutathione-disulfide reductase, which translates to MDQFDVDLFVIGAGSGGVRAARIAAGYGARVRIAEEYRVGGTCVIRGCVPKKLFVYAARFAHEFDDASGFGWTVQGASFDWSTLIANKDKEIARLEGAYRANLDRAGVEIVPQRAEIEGPHAVRLADGTRVTARTILVATGARPNLGLDFPGRELGISSNEAFHLDRLPGRIVVQGAGYIALEFASLFAGLGAQVTVVHRGDRLLRGFDEDIRERIVGEMTQNGVSFVFNATIEGIFAVNGEKRVRLSDGRDLFADEVMLAIGRVPNIVGLGLDTVGVHLDAAGAIAVDANSRTNVPSIYAVGDVTNRANLTPVAIREGHAFADTVFGGAPWQVNYDLIPTAVFTEPEIGVVGLTEAQARAQGRRVDIYKTDFRPLKATLSGSASRVFMKLVVDQADDRVLGVHLIGETSGEIVQMAAIALNLNATKADFDRTMALHPSSSEELVTLRSKHASSDQVIPEVSTGATPAI; encoded by the coding sequence ATGGACCAATTCGACGTCGACCTTTTCGTCATCGGCGCCGGTTCGGGCGGCGTGCGCGCGGCGCGCATCGCGGCGGGCTACGGCGCCCGGGTCAGGATCGCCGAGGAATACCGCGTCGGCGGCACCTGCGTGATCCGTGGCTGCGTGCCCAAGAAGCTGTTCGTCTACGCCGCCCGCTTCGCCCATGAGTTCGACGATGCCTCCGGCTTCGGCTGGACGGTGCAGGGCGCCTCCTTCGACTGGTCGACGCTGATCGCCAACAAGGACAAGGAGATCGCCCGGCTGGAAGGCGCCTACCGCGCCAATCTGGACCGCGCCGGCGTCGAGATCGTGCCCCAGCGGGCCGAGATCGAGGGACCGCACGCGGTGCGCCTCGCCGACGGCACGCGCGTGACCGCGCGCACCATCCTCGTCGCCACCGGCGCGCGCCCCAATCTCGGCCTCGACTTCCCCGGCCGCGAACTCGGCATCAGCTCCAACGAGGCGTTTCACCTCGACCGCCTGCCCGGCCGCATCGTCGTGCAGGGCGCGGGCTATATCGCGCTGGAGTTCGCCAGCCTGTTCGCCGGGCTCGGCGCGCAGGTGACGGTGGTGCATCGCGGCGATCGCCTGCTGCGCGGCTTCGACGAGGATATCCGCGAGCGCATCGTCGGCGAGATGACGCAGAACGGCGTGAGCTTCGTGTTCAACGCCACCATCGAGGGCATCTTCGCCGTCAATGGCGAGAAGCGCGTGCGCCTCAGCGACGGCCGCGACCTGTTCGCCGACGAGGTGATGCTGGCCATCGGCCGCGTGCCGAACATCGTCGGCCTCGGGCTGGACACGGTGGGCGTCCATCTCGACGCGGCCGGCGCCATCGCGGTCGATGCCAACTCGCGCACCAATGTGCCCTCGATCTACGCCGTCGGCGACGTCACCAACCGGGCCAACCTCACCCCGGTCGCCATCCGCGAGGGCCATGCCTTCGCCGACACCGTGTTCGGCGGCGCGCCATGGCAGGTGAATTACGACCTGATCCCGACGGCGGTGTTCACCGAGCCGGAAATCGGCGTGGTCGGGCTCACCGAGGCGCAGGCGCGCGCGCAGGGCCGGCGGGTCGACATCTACAAGACCGACTTCCGGCCGCTCAAGGCGACGCTGTCGGGCAGCGCCTCGCGCGTCTTCATGAAGCTGGTCGTCGATCAGGCCGACGACCGGGTGCTCGGCGTGCACCTGATCGGCGAGACGTCCGGCGAGATCGTGCAGATGGCCGCCATCGCGCTGAACCTCAACGCCACCAAGGCCGATTTCGACCGCACCATGGCGCTGCACCCGTCCAGCTCCGAGGAACTGGTGACGCTGCGCTCGAAGCACGCCTCCAGCGATCAGGTGATCCCCGAGGTCTCCACCGGCGCGACGCCGGCGATCTGA
- a CDS encoding NAD+ synthase produces MSQEPADQLLIALAQLNPVVGDVDGNADKVREARALAAGQGADLVVFSELFLSGYPPEDLVLKPAFQAACRAAVEALAAGTADGGPALLVGAPWREGDRLYNAALLLDGGAIAAVRYKVDLPNYGVFDEKRVFASGPLPGPMAFRGVRLGVPVCEDMWSQDVIECLAETGAEILLVPNGSPYRRSVYDERMNIAVARVVESGLPLAYVNQVGGQDELVFDGASFVLNADRSLAVQLPNFQERVRLTRWERWADGWRCEEGARAPLLLDDEADYAACVLGLRDYVEKNRFPCVVLGLSGGIDSALVAAMATDALGPERVHAVMLPYRYTSDESLAAAAGAAQALGIRYDVVPIAAGVEAMEGALAPLFAGRARDVTEENLQSRLRGTLLMSISNKFGAMVLTTGNKSEMSTGYATLYGDMNGGYNPLKDLYKTQVFRLSELRNRWKPAYALGPSGVVIPANIIAKPPTAELRENQRDQDSLPPYDLLDAVLERLVERELPVADIVAEGFDPALVARVERLLNIAEYKRRQAAPGVKVTARNFGRDRRYPITNRFREGA; encoded by the coding sequence ATGTCACAGGAACCGGCCGACCAGCTTCTCATCGCGCTCGCCCAGCTCAACCCTGTCGTCGGCGATGTCGACGGCAATGCGGACAAGGTGCGCGAGGCGCGCGCGCTCGCGGCCGGGCAGGGCGCCGATCTCGTCGTCTTCTCCGAACTGTTCCTGTCCGGCTATCCGCCGGAGGATCTGGTTCTCAAGCCCGCCTTCCAGGCCGCTTGCCGCGCGGCGGTGGAGGCGCTGGCCGCCGGGACCGCCGATGGCGGGCCGGCGCTGCTGGTGGGCGCGCCCTGGCGCGAGGGCGACCGGCTCTACAATGCCGCGCTGCTGCTCGATGGCGGCGCCATCGCGGCGGTGCGCTACAAGGTGGACCTGCCCAATTACGGCGTCTTCGACGAGAAGCGCGTCTTCGCGTCCGGCCCGCTGCCGGGGCCGATGGCGTTCCGGGGCGTGCGGCTCGGCGTGCCGGTCTGCGAGGATATGTGGTCGCAGGACGTGATCGAATGCCTCGCCGAGACCGGCGCCGAGATCCTGCTGGTGCCCAATGGCTCGCCCTATCGCCGCAGCGTCTATGACGAGCGGATGAACATCGCGGTGGCGCGCGTGGTCGAGAGCGGGCTGCCGCTCGCCTATGTGAATCAGGTCGGCGGGCAGGACGAGCTGGTCTTCGACGGCGCCTCCTTCGTGCTCAACGCCGACCGCTCGCTGGCGGTGCAGCTTCCCAATTTCCAGGAGCGCGTGCGCCTCACCCGCTGGGAGCGCTGGGCCGATGGCTGGCGCTGCGAGGAGGGCGCGCGCGCGCCGTTGCTGCTCGACGACGAGGCAGACTATGCCGCCTGCGTGCTGGGCCTGCGCGACTATGTGGAGAAGAACCGCTTCCCCTGCGTCGTGCTCGGGCTTTCCGGCGGCATCGATTCCGCGCTCGTCGCGGCGATGGCGACGGACGCGCTGGGGCCGGAGCGGGTGCACGCCGTGATGCTGCCCTACCGCTACACCTCGGACGAATCGCTCGCCGCCGCCGCCGGCGCCGCGCAGGCGCTGGGGATTCGCTACGACGTCGTGCCGATCGCGGCAGGTGTCGAGGCGATGGAGGGCGCGCTGGCGCCGCTGTTCGCCGGTCGCGCGCGCGACGTGACCGAGGAAAATCTGCAGTCGCGCCTGCGGGGCACGCTCCTGATGTCGATCTCCAACAAGTTCGGCGCCATGGTGCTGACGACCGGCAACAAGTCGGAGATGTCGACCGGCTACGCCACGCTCTATGGCGACATGAATGGCGGCTACAACCCGCTGAAGGACCTCTACAAGACGCAGGTCTTCCGCCTGAGCGAACTGCGCAACCGCTGGAAGCCGGCCTACGCCCTCGGGCCCTCCGGCGTGGTGATCCCCGCGAACATCATCGCCAAGCCGCCGACCGCCGAACTGCGCGAGAACCAGAGGGACCAGGACAGCCTGCCGCCCTACGACCTGCTCGACGCGGTGCTGGAGCGCCTCGTGGAGCGCGAGCTTCCCGTCGCCGACATCGTGGCGGAAGGCTTCGATCCGGCGCTGGTGGCGCGGGTGGAGCGCCTGCTCAACATCGCCGAATACAAGCGCCGGCAGGCCGCGCCCGGGGTGAAGGTGACGGCGCGCAATTTCGGCCGCGACCGCCGCTATCCCATCACCAACCGCTTCCGCGAGGGGGCGTAG
- a CDS encoding tripartite tricarboxylate transporter substrate binding protein, which produces MNRMFRGALLAAALAAAPFSAASAQVGDLKIIAPAAPGGGWDQTARSLQQVLQSEKLASNVQVLNVPGAGGTIGLAQFVNANKGDPNTLLVGGYVMVGAIISNKSPVNLSQVTPIARLTGEYEAIAVPANSPIKSLADLVAALKADPQKVSWAGGSAGGTDHITAGLFAKAVGVDPTKVNYIAFSGGGESLASLLGGKVTVGISSLSEYDAQAKAGKLRILGVSSAERLPEAKDVPTFKESGVDVEIQNWRMVSAAPGITPEQKAQLTETIDKLAKSKAWNDLLAQKGWANTYLSGPAFDAQLAKDISATQTILKDIGLAQ; this is translated from the coding sequence ATGAATCGCATGTTCCGCGGTGCGCTGCTTGCCGCCGCCCTCGCCGCTGCGCCGTTCAGTGCCGCGTCGGCTCAGGTCGGCGATCTCAAGATCATCGCCCCGGCCGCGCCCGGCGGCGGCTGGGACCAGACCGCCCGCTCGCTGCAGCAGGTGCTGCAGTCCGAGAAGCTGGCGTCCAACGTGCAGGTCCTGAACGTACCGGGCGCCGGCGGCACCATCGGCCTCGCCCAGTTCGTCAACGCCAACAAGGGCGATCCGAACACCCTGCTCGTCGGCGGCTATGTGATGGTCGGCGCGATCATCTCCAACAAGTCGCCGGTGAACCTGTCGCAGGTCACGCCGATCGCCCGCCTCACCGGCGAATACGAGGCCATCGCGGTGCCGGCGAACTCGCCGATCAAGTCGCTGGCGGATCTCGTGGCGGCGCTGAAGGCGGACCCGCAGAAGGTGTCCTGGGCCGGCGGCTCGGCCGGCGGCACCGACCACATCACCGCCGGCCTGTTCGCCAAGGCGGTGGGCGTCGACCCGACCAAGGTCAACTACATCGCCTTCTCGGGCGGCGGCGAGTCGCTCGCCTCGCTGCTCGGCGGCAAGGTGACGGTGGGCATCTCCAGCCTGTCCGAGTACGACGCCCAGGCCAAGGCCGGCAAGCTGCGCATCCTCGGCGTGTCGAGCGCCGAGCGCCTGCCGGAAGCCAAGGACGTGCCGACCTTCAAGGAGAGCGGCGTCGACGTCGAGATCCAGAACTGGCGCATGGTCTCCGCCGCCCCCGGCATCACGCCGGAGCAGAAGGCCCAGCTGACCGAGACCATCGACAAGCTGGCCAAGTCCAAGGCCTGGAACGACCTGCTGGCGCAGAAGGGCTGGGCCAACACCTATCTTTCCGGCCCGGCCTTCGATGCCCAGCTGGCCAAGGACATCAGCGCCACGCAGACCATCCTGAAGGACATCGGCCTCGCCCAGTAA
- a CDS encoding alpha/beta hydrolase: MRQTLFESEDLLVVKVPGYREDVVFVTFESLQPSREPGRLGFGEAFFAKRGYTAYHFMPSGNCWYQYAEMPEALARVRADIAEGARIVTYGISMGAYAAYRFSEPLAADAVIAFSPQYSIDPRRVWWERRWRTQGRARMWDRQLPRKEAVKHVFYDPMNQDRRHIRGLQREAELDLVRIYFGGHHSSRILQECGLLESAVLDIGHDRFDSAAFERQVWRQRLASTTYHQVRGRKGLLRRLRYRLAEALIERRLGAPSCEDAGPLLPDRGGA; the protein is encoded by the coding sequence GTGCGGCAGACCCTCTTCGAGAGTGAGGACCTTCTGGTCGTCAAGGTTCCCGGGTATCGGGAAGACGTCGTCTTCGTCACCTTCGAATCCCTGCAGCCGTCACGCGAGCCGGGGCGCCTAGGCTTCGGCGAGGCGTTCTTCGCCAAGCGCGGCTACACCGCCTATCATTTCATGCCGTCGGGCAATTGCTGGTACCAGTATGCCGAGATGCCGGAGGCGCTGGCGCGGGTGCGGGCGGACATCGCTGAGGGCGCGCGCATCGTCACCTATGGCATCAGCATGGGCGCCTATGCGGCCTACCGCTTTTCCGAGCCGCTGGCGGCGGATGCCGTCATCGCCTTCTCCCCGCAATACAGCATCGATCCCCGCCGCGTGTGGTGGGAGCGGCGCTGGCGCACGCAGGGCCGCGCCCGCATGTGGGACCGCCAGCTGCCGCGCAAGGAGGCGGTCAAGCACGTCTTCTACGACCCGATGAACCAGGATCGGCGCCATATACGCGGCCTCCAGCGCGAGGCGGAACTCGACCTCGTTCGCATCTATTTCGGCGGGCACCATTCGTCGCGCATCCTGCAGGAATGCGGCCTGCTGGAGAGCGCGGTGCTGGACATCGGCCATGACCGCTTCGACAGCGCCGCCTTCGAGCGGCAGGTCTGGCGGCAGCGGCTCGCCTCGACGACCTATCATCAGGTGCGCGGGCGCAAGGGGCTTCTCCGGCGCCTGCGCTACCGGCTGGCCGAGGCTCTGATCGAGCGCCGCCTCGGCGCGCCGTCCTGCGAGGATGCCGGCCCGCTGCTGCCCGATCGCGGCGGCGCCTGA
- a CDS encoding rhamnan synthesis F family protein has product MPRQRGKSRKRLTRISQALGRAIGCLLFDGGKRPRLLVRAVLFDAYRRPRPGSGALVYRQPGRPRRAFAAWMAGAVDLLPALVAHVPFPAPTSDGPRRVLFVVRGDARPLAALVEAAADTWDVVLLRLDGVAGAGLAAHDVPVDVTGSRVPRRVLIDALAKRSAALRPLFALTVGPETADAANALERFGVPVVALVGTSSGPVADSAGLERLLSWASAVVFPSEAARQAARDRLPQFTGRCRVLAVDDPLGAGAGELVAIGREIGDEVDNEIALILGCAPERLEVLDIPHETDPPGELDVVQKLKWQIFEWRQRTLLRRPVNTPPLRRDYSGFHPLIYAEHHPVACFDQRRYPLSHWIQRGCPPGPWAVPVVGPPAAPRASGLRTALHGHFYYPDLFPELLERLSVNASRPDLFLTTDTEAKAGELRAMAAGYPAPVRIDVVPNIGRDIGPFFTALRDVLVGGGYDVFFHVHGKKTKGRRRAIGDPWRTFLWGNLIGGEHPMLDAALAHMEADGRVGLVYPEDTHVLDWATNERVCAELVEDMGLTEKRGRYVDFPVGNMFAARPAALAPVLALDLRWEDYPAEPIPDDGTMMHGLERLLPAAVRKAGYSCAAVRVPGTGWD; this is encoded by the coding sequence ATGCCCCGGCAGCGCGGAAAATCCCGCAAGAGGCTGACGCGCATCAGTCAGGCGCTCGGCCGGGCTATCGGTTGCCTTCTCTTCGACGGCGGGAAGCGGCCGCGCCTGCTGGTGCGTGCCGTGCTGTTCGATGCCTATCGCCGCCCGCGTCCCGGGTCTGGTGCGCTCGTCTACCGGCAGCCGGGCCGTCCGCGCCGCGCCTTCGCCGCCTGGATGGCCGGGGCCGTGGACCTGCTGCCGGCTCTCGTCGCGCATGTGCCGTTTCCCGCCCCGACGTCCGACGGGCCCCGGCGCGTGCTCTTCGTGGTGCGGGGCGATGCCCGGCCGCTCGCCGCGTTGGTCGAGGCTGCTGCCGACACCTGGGACGTGGTGCTGCTGCGGCTGGACGGTGTTGCCGGGGCCGGGCTCGCCGCCCATGACGTTCCCGTCGACGTCACCGGCTCGCGAGTGCCGCGCCGGGTGCTGATCGACGCGCTGGCCAAACGGTCGGCGGCGCTCAGGCCGCTCTTCGCGCTGACGGTCGGACCCGAGACGGCGGATGCGGCGAACGCGCTTGAGCGGTTCGGCGTGCCGGTGGTCGCGCTGGTCGGGACATCGAGCGGTCCGGTCGCGGATTCGGCCGGGCTGGAGCGGCTGCTCAGCTGGGCCAGCGCCGTGGTGTTTCCATCCGAGGCGGCGCGGCAGGCGGCGCGCGATCGCCTGCCGCAGTTCACCGGACGCTGCCGCGTCCTCGCCGTGGACGATCCGCTGGGCGCCGGGGCCGGCGAACTGGTCGCGATCGGCCGCGAGATCGGCGACGAGGTCGACAACGAGATCGCGCTGATCCTCGGCTGCGCGCCGGAGCGGCTGGAAGTGCTCGACATTCCCCATGAGACGGATCCGCCGGGCGAACTCGACGTCGTGCAGAAGCTCAAATGGCAGATCTTCGAGTGGCGCCAGCGCACGTTGCTGCGGCGGCCTGTCAACACGCCTCCGCTGCGCCGCGACTATTCAGGCTTCCATCCGCTGATCTATGCCGAGCACCATCCGGTCGCCTGCTTCGACCAGCGGCGCTACCCGCTGTCGCACTGGATACAGCGCGGCTGCCCGCCCGGGCCCTGGGCCGTGCCGGTGGTGGGGCCGCCGGCGGCGCCGCGCGCGAGCGGCCTGCGCACCGCGCTGCACGGGCATTTCTACTATCCCGACCTGTTCCCGGAGCTGCTGGAGCGGCTGTCGGTCAACGCCTCGCGGCCGGACCTCTTCCTCACCACCGACACCGAGGCGAAGGCGGGGGAATTGCGGGCCATGGCCGCCGGCTATCCGGCGCCGGTGCGCATCGACGTTGTGCCGAACATCGGGCGCGACATCGGCCCCTTCTTCACCGCGCTGCGCGACGTGCTGGTCGGCGGCGGCTACGACGTGTTCTTCCATGTGCACGGCAAGAAGACCAAGGGGCGGCGGCGCGCCATCGGCGATCCGTGGCGTACCTTCCTGTGGGGGAACCTGATCGGCGGCGAACATCCCATGCTGGATGCCGCGCTGGCGCATATGGAGGCCGATGGCCGCGTCGGGCTGGTCTATCCCGAAGACACCCATGTGCTCGACTGGGCCACCAACGAGCGCGTCTGCGCGGAACTGGTCGAGGATATGGGCCTGACCGAGAAGCGCGGCCGGTATGTCGACTTCCCCGTCGGCAACATGTTCGCCGCCCGCCCTGCGGCGCTGGCGCCGGTGCTGGCGCTCGACCTGCGCTGGGAGGACTACCCCGCCGAACCGATCCCGGACGACGGCACGATGATGCACGGGCTTGAGCGCCTTCTGCCGGCCGCCGTGCGCAAGGCGGGCTATTCCTGCGCCGCCGTCCGCGTGCCCGGAACCGGCTGGGACTGA
- a CDS encoding class II 3-deoxy-7-phosphoheptulonate synthase, whose product MSDRWTPESWRAKPIQQVPEYPDAEALASVERQLASFPPLVFAGEARRLKRDLAKVANGEAFLLQGGDCAESFAEHSADNIRDFFRVFLQMSVVLTYAGALPVVKVGRVAGQFAKPRSAPMETIGGVELPSYRGDIVNDIDFTPEARIPDPRRQLEAYRQSAATLNLLRAFANGGYASLGNAHQWMLGFIKDSPQSGRYQALADRITEALDFMRAIGIDPEHHPEMRSTEFFTSHEALLLGFEQAMTRVDSTTGDWYATSGHMIWIGDRTRQFDHAHIEYARGVKNPLGLKCGPSLKPDDLLRLIDTLNPQNEPGRLTLIARFGADKVADHLPALLRAVKREGRSVVWSCDPMHGNTIKAASGYKTRPFDQILKEVRDFFAAHAAEGTYAGGVHLEMTGKNVTECTGGARAISDADLKDRYHTYCDPRLNAEQAIEMAFLVAELLKREHAGRTRPAIEAAE is encoded by the coding sequence ATGTCTGATCGCTGGACGCCGGAAAGCTGGAGGGCCAAGCCCATTCAGCAGGTCCCGGAATATCCGGACGCCGAAGCCCTTGCTTCGGTGGAGCGTCAGCTCGCCTCGTTTCCGCCGCTGGTTTTCGCCGGCGAGGCCCGCCGGCTGAAGCGTGATCTCGCCAAGGTGGCGAATGGCGAGGCCTTCCTGCTGCAGGGCGGCGACTGCGCCGAGAGCTTCGCCGAGCATTCGGCCGACAACATCCGCGATTTCTTCCGCGTCTTCCTTCAGATGTCGGTGGTGCTGACCTATGCCGGCGCCCTGCCGGTGGTGAAGGTCGGCCGCGTGGCGGGCCAGTTCGCCAAGCCGCGCTCGGCCCCGATGGAGACGATCGGCGGGGTCGAGCTGCCGTCCTACCGGGGCGACATCGTCAACGACATCGACTTCACGCCGGAAGCGCGCATTCCCGATCCGCGCCGCCAGCTCGAGGCGTACCGCCAGTCGGCGGCGACGCTCAACCTGCTGCGCGCCTTCGCCAATGGCGGCTATGCGAGCCTTGGCAACGCGCATCAGTGGATGCTCGGCTTCATCAAGGACTCACCGCAGTCCGGCCGCTACCAGGCGCTCGCCGACCGCATCACCGAGGCGCTCGACTTCATGCGCGCCATCGGCATCGATCCGGAACACCATCCGGAGATGCGCTCGACCGAGTTCTTCACCTCGCATGAGGCGCTGCTGCTCGGCTTCGAGCAGGCGATGACCCGCGTGGATTCCACCACCGGCGACTGGTACGCGACCTCCGGCCACATGATCTGGATCGGCGACCGCACCCGCCAGTTCGACCACGCCCATATCGAATATGCGCGCGGCGTGAAGAACCCGCTCGGGCTCAAATGCGGCCCGTCGCTGAAGCCGGACGACCTCCTGCGCCTCATCGACACGCTGAACCCGCAGAACGAGCCGGGCCGGCTGACCCTCATCGCCCGCTTCGGCGCGGACAAGGTGGCCGACCATCTGCCGGCGCTGCTGCGCGCGGTGAAGCGCGAGGGCCGCTCCGTGGTGTGGTCGTGCGATCCCATGCACGGCAACACCATCAAGGCGGCGTCGGGCTACAAGACGCGTCCGTTCGACCAGATCCTCAAGGAAGTGCGGGACTTCTTCGCGGCCCATGCCGCCGAGGGGACCTATGCCGGCGGCGTGCATCTGGAGATGACCGGCAAGAACGTCACCGAATGCACCGGCGGCGCCCGCGCGATCTCGGACGCGGACCTCAAGGACCGCTACCACACCTATTGCGACCCGCGCCTCAACGCCGAGCAGGCCATCGAGATGGCCTTCCTCGTCGCCGAGCTGCTCAAGCGCGAGCATGCCGGCCGCACGCGTCCGGCCATCGAAGCCGCCGAGTGA
- a CDS encoding tripartite tricarboxylate transporter TctB family protein, with translation MSDPRTSSTRRPDRAGFVIAFGLAVLALVIGWDAWRLSAINAHSAVGPAAFPTIIAGGLALLAIATAVEAIRAEAVERPRDEIGPMAWVLAGLIGQIALLGFGSGFALATGWLFAATAKGFGRGPLWGHFLAGSVLCFVIYVIFAKGLQLALPAGPLERLI, from the coding sequence ATGAGCGATCCACGCACCTCTTCCACCCGACGGCCCGACAGGGCCGGCTTCGTCATCGCCTTCGGGCTCGCCGTTCTGGCCCTCGTGATCGGCTGGGACGCCTGGCGTCTCTCCGCGATCAACGCCCATTCGGCGGTCGGGCCGGCGGCCTTCCCGACCATCATCGCCGGCGGCCTCGCCCTGCTGGCGATCGCCACCGCCGTCGAAGCGATCCGTGCGGAGGCCGTGGAGCGGCCGCGCGACGAGATCGGCCCGATGGCCTGGGTGCTGGCCGGGCTGATCGGGCAGATCGCGCTGCTCGGCTTCGGCTCCGGCTTCGCCCTCGCCACCGGCTGGCTGTTCGCCGCCACCGCGAAGGGCTTCGGCCGTGGCCCGCTGTGGGGGCATTTCCTCGCCGGCAGCGTGCTGTGCTTCGTCATCTACGTGATCTTCGCCAAGGGCCTGCAGCTCGCGCTGCC
- a CDS encoding alpha/beta hydrolase has product MEQVDAARQVIFESANVRIRRVPGRRTDVAFVTFEAHNTDPDPERTAFGEKFLRENGFTAYHVLANDNFWFQYPEMEAAIAAVRADIAPGTELVAYAVSMGAYAAIRFAGLLGAARILAFSPQFSINPTVIPWDKRWDRLFDRPREVLWEHLMAPRGVPIYLFYDPHNRDRHHVRLYDRAADIVRVRVPYAGHATVIVMLQSGLLGRAVLDVAENRFDAAAFQREVNARLDRSELYRNKRAHKRDRLIRRLRADLFDLFG; this is encoded by the coding sequence GTGGAACAGGTCGACGCCGCACGGCAGGTGATCTTCGAGAGCGCCAATGTGCGCATCCGGCGCGTTCCGGGCCGCCGCACCGACGTCGCCTTCGTGACCTTCGAGGCGCATAACACCGATCCCGATCCCGAACGCACCGCCTTCGGCGAGAAGTTCCTGCGCGAGAACGGCTTCACCGCCTACCACGTGCTCGCCAACGACAATTTCTGGTTCCAGTACCCGGAGATGGAAGCGGCGATCGCCGCCGTGCGGGCCGACATCGCGCCGGGCACCGAACTGGTGGCCTATGCGGTGAGCATGGGCGCCTATGCCGCCATCCGCTTCGCCGGACTGCTCGGCGCCGCGCGCATCCTCGCCTTCTCCCCGCAATTCAGCATCAACCCGACGGTCATCCCCTGGGACAAGCGCTGGGATCGGCTGTTCGACCGGCCGCGCGAGGTGCTGTGGGAGCATCTGATGGCGCCGCGCGGCGTGCCGATCTACCTCTTCTACGATCCGCACAACCGCGACCGGCACCATGTCCGCCTCTATGATCGCGCCGCCGACATCGTGCGGGTGCGCGTTCCCTATGCCGGGCATGCGACCGTCATCGTCATGCTGCAAAGCGGGCTGCTCGGCCGGGCGGTGCTCGACGTGGCGGAGAACCGCTTCGACGCGGCCGCCTTCCAGCGCGAGGTCAATGCGCGGCTCGACCGCTCGGAGCTTTACCGGAACAAGCGCGCCCACAAGCGCGACCGGCTGATCCGCCGCCTGCGCGCCGACCTGTTCGACCTGTTCGGCTGA